The following coding sequences are from one Leptolyngbya sp. NIES-3755 window:
- a CDS encoding group 1 glycosyl transferase (similar to AA sequence:cyanobase_aa:LBDG_09290), with protein sequence MKILVASHSYIVDLNCEKLRTLANLEPGIEVTIVVPKRWKPGGVMKDTIETRYQEEGSFRVVPVSNFSENNQGLLTFGADLISLLRSFKPDIIQVEQGSKSLAYAQFITLNKLLNLKAKNVFFTWWNLPYSLKFPVSLLEAYNLKNTNGVVVGNKDGAEILRDRGYTGKMSIMPQLGVDDSLFCPQSQPELAAQLGIQPDQFVVGFVGRFVPEKGILTLIKALEKLRDRNWKLLLLGRGELKLEVQQQAEQFGFSDRLIWVESVPHADVYRYINLMNTLVLPSETTYQFKTLTSAGWKEQFGHVLIEAMACQVPVIGSDSGEIPNVIEQAGLVFPEGNVEELSDRLKQLIDNRNFAEELGQRGYQRAIAKYTNRALAKELLEFYRSL encoded by the coding sequence ATGAAAATCCTTGTTGCCAGCCACTCGTATATTGTTGACCTCAACTGCGAAAAGCTGAGAACTTTAGCGAACTTAGAACCGGGTATCGAAGTGACGATCGTGGTTCCGAAGCGATGGAAACCGGGTGGCGTGATGAAAGATACGATCGAGACTCGCTATCAAGAAGAAGGTTCTTTTCGAGTGGTTCCCGTTTCTAACTTCAGCGAGAACAATCAAGGATTACTAACGTTTGGAGCCGATTTAATTTCGCTGCTTCGATCATTCAAACCGGATATTATTCAGGTAGAACAAGGCTCAAAGTCGCTTGCATACGCGCAATTCATTACACTGAATAAATTATTGAATCTCAAAGCGAAGAACGTCTTTTTTACTTGGTGGAACTTGCCTTATTCATTAAAGTTTCCTGTCTCATTGCTTGAAGCGTACAACCTAAAAAATACAAATGGAGTTGTTGTAGGAAATAAAGACGGAGCGGAGATTTTACGCGATCGAGGTTACACCGGAAAGATGAGCATCATGCCGCAATTAGGTGTGGATGATTCGCTTTTTTGTCCTCAGTCTCAGCCCGAACTTGCTGCACAATTAGGAATTCAACCCGATCAATTCGTAGTGGGATTTGTCGGACGATTTGTACCAGAAAAAGGAATCCTTACTTTAATTAAAGCGCTGGAGAAACTTCGCGATCGCAATTGGAAGCTGCTTCTACTTGGGCGCGGTGAACTCAAGTTAGAAGTTCAACAGCAAGCCGAACAATTTGGATTTAGCGATCGACTAATTTGGGTCGAAAGTGTTCCTCATGCCGATGTTTATCGCTATATCAATTTGATGAACACATTAGTTTTACCTTCTGAAACCACGTATCAATTTAAGACCTTAACTTCCGCAGGTTGGAAAGAACAATTTGGACACGTCTTGATCGAAGCGATGGCATGTCAAGTTCCAGTGATTGGCTCTGATTCGGGCGAGATTCCGAATGTGATTGAACAAGCAGGACTGGTATTTCCTGAAGGGAATGTCGAGGAATTAAGCGATCGACTTAAGCAATTAATCGACAACAGAAACTTCGCTGAGGAATTAGGTCAGCGAGGTTATCAACGTGCGATCGCGAAATATACGAATCGGGCGTTAGCAAAGGAATTACTGGAATTTTATCGATCGCTCTAA